The Legionella sp. PATHC032 genome has a window encoding:
- a CDS encoding LysR family transcriptional regulator: protein MINFSQIQVFITIVESGGFIAAGEKIHRSQPAITNAIKKLESSLGFELFDRRVYRPQLTAKGKAFYQKAREVVALFIQLENSAETLRSGVETQFSIDLDIALPLAVYAPLIQSFIRHYPETCFSLSNNTFVRCLERLEKRECHLCIAASHIRSPQIEYLRMPSIRMIPVASKDYYDQHKEKINNPKLGIYCMQIMIAGTQQELYQLKIEPLSNSMPKWLVGDMYIRKQLILSGMGIGRLPDHLVKKELAEGSLVQLNTKDYVAVTMDIYAMRLNNQEHGMVSNYAWQSLKNYVDDTASLDLE, encoded by the coding sequence ATGATAAATTTTTCGCAGATCCAGGTATTTATTACAATTGTTGAATCGGGTGGATTTATTGCTGCTGGAGAAAAGATACACCGTTCACAACCAGCAATAACTAATGCCATAAAAAAATTGGAATCCAGTTTGGGTTTTGAACTGTTTGATAGAAGAGTATACCGCCCACAACTCACTGCGAAAGGTAAAGCTTTTTATCAAAAAGCAAGAGAAGTGGTCGCTCTATTTATTCAATTGGAAAATAGTGCTGAAACATTGAGATCAGGAGTAGAAACACAATTTTCTATAGATCTTGATATTGCTTTACCATTGGCAGTATATGCTCCGCTTATTCAATCGTTCATAAGGCACTATCCCGAAACTTGTTTTTCACTAAGTAACAATACTTTTGTTCGATGTCTTGAGCGTCTGGAAAAAAGAGAGTGTCATTTATGTATAGCTGCAAGCCATATTCGCTCTCCGCAGATAGAATATTTGCGTATGCCTTCCATACGAATGATTCCTGTTGCGAGTAAGGACTATTATGACCAGCATAAAGAAAAAATAAATAATCCCAAACTGGGAATATACTGCATGCAAATTATGATAGCTGGCACACAACAGGAATTATATCAACTCAAGATTGAGCCATTAAGTAATTCCATGCCCAAATGGTTAGTGGGTGATATGTATATTCGTAAACAACTGATTTTATCGGGTATGGGTATTGGCCGTTTACCTGATCATCTGGTTAAAAAGGAGTTGGCAGAGGGCTCTTTGGTTCAGTTAAATACTAAGGATTATGTAGCCGTTACTATGGATATCTATGCTATGCGGTTAAATAATCAAGAGCACGGCATGGTCTCCAATTATGCCTGGCAATCACTAAAAAATTATGTTGATGACACAGCATCTCTCGATTTGGAATAA
- a CDS encoding C39 family peptidase — MIDFKINSQPDDESCGPTCLHAIYQHYGLDISYEEVASEVERSLSGGTLAPMLGKHALQLGYNATLYVNNLELYDPTWFNSDGSSNTNVLREMLMQQMRYKRNQHLARGTHAVLDFLTLGGAIYFRCLTAEILKEYFARQIPILAGLSSTYLYNCSRELFNNEGKSRSDNIRGRPCGHFVVLCGYNQKHRLVVVADPYKTNPVSGDHYYNVSIHRLINAIMLGVVTRDGNLLIIEPKNA, encoded by the coding sequence ATGATTGATTTTAAAATAAACTCCCAACCCGATGATGAATCTTGCGGGCCAACCTGTTTACATGCCATATACCAACATTATGGCTTGGATATCAGTTATGAAGAGGTGGCGAGCGAGGTAGAGCGTTCCTTATCTGGTGGAACATTGGCTCCCATGCTGGGTAAACACGCCTTGCAATTAGGGTATAACGCTACTCTTTATGTGAATAATTTAGAATTGTATGATCCTACCTGGTTTAATAGCGATGGCTCATCAAATACCAACGTTCTCAGAGAAATGCTCATGCAACAAATGAGGTATAAACGTAATCAGCATCTTGCTCGCGGAACACATGCAGTACTTGATTTTCTGACATTGGGGGGCGCTATCTATTTTCGCTGCCTGACTGCGGAAATTTTAAAGGAATATTTTGCCAGGCAGATTCCCATATTGGCCGGGCTTAGCTCTACTTATCTGTATAACTGCAGTCGCGAATTATTCAATAATGAAGGCAAATCCAGGAGTGATAATATCCGTGGTCGACCGTGTGGGCATTTCGTTGTTTTATGTGGATACAATCAAAAGCATCGTTTAGTGGTGGTTGCCGATCCTTACAAAACGAATCCGGTCTCTGGCGATCACTATTACAATGTGTCCATTCATAGATTGATTAATGCAATCATGCTAGGGGTAGTGACGCGTGATGGTAATTTATTGATTATTGAGCCGAAAAACGCGTAG
- the ceg2 gene encoding lpg0059 family Dot/Icm T4SS effector — translation MSIEIKRNLQNNNSAFVYLRSTGLATNSLSSILYYMTRIIVLTESAGFALGILGVLFSVIGFVSSTIARILDPTVSNFSRVMSAGILIAAAAGAIPLIYLGTLFPAMWVYLGIGVMGYGVLDASYYLYSDVRKENVLINQYKDNPEQYVENIKEKRQANYEKLLNTRIDDKQTRVLLVFKLYRLDKKLAFVKQEGPSRLYDIACDRKRTRSLGRFIDLGTSLTSLIVGVAGLFLGIAAWPIGPILIGVSLVVFAVSLSKSAIQFYKKINKNNTLLKEVLSDDRYISLIDANLDNHYDIQETDTVEKTQEKVFTHELSHESALSKDHERKEYYTKLFQPVNKTALRPNDEETDELSWLFRN, via the coding sequence ATGAGCATAGAAATCAAGAGGAACCTACAGAACAATAATTCAGCCTTTGTCTACTTGCGCAGCACGGGGCTCGCCACAAACTCTCTGTCGAGCATTCTGTATTACATGACACGTATCATTGTCCTTACGGAAAGCGCGGGCTTTGCCCTAGGCATCCTGGGAGTGCTTTTTTCAGTCATTGGTTTTGTGAGCAGTACCATTGCAAGAATACTTGATCCAACAGTCTCAAATTTCAGTCGTGTGATGTCGGCTGGTATTCTCATTGCAGCTGCAGCAGGGGCTATACCACTGATCTATCTGGGAACGTTATTCCCTGCGATGTGGGTATATCTTGGTATCGGCGTGATGGGGTATGGTGTACTAGATGCGTCATACTACCTTTATTCGGACGTGCGTAAGGAAAATGTACTCATAAATCAGTATAAAGATAACCCTGAACAATATGTGGAAAATATTAAAGAAAAGCGACAAGCCAATTACGAAAAACTTCTCAACACGCGGATCGACGATAAGCAAACACGTGTGCTGCTAGTTTTTAAGCTTTACCGACTTGACAAAAAATTAGCCTTTGTTAAACAAGAGGGGCCAAGTAGGCTTTACGACATCGCATGTGATCGCAAGCGCACCCGGAGTCTGGGGAGATTTATTGACCTTGGCACTTCTCTTACAAGCCTTATTGTTGGTGTGGCAGGACTGTTTTTGGGAATTGCTGCCTGGCCAATTGGTCCTATATTGATCGGCGTATCCTTGGTTGTATTTGCTGTAAGCCTATCAAAGTCGGCGATACAGTTTTATAAAAAAATTAATAAAAACAATACGCTTTTAAAAGAAGTTCTCTCAGATGATAGATACATATCACTTATTGATGCGAATCTGGATAACCATTATGACATCCAAGAGACGGACACTGTGGAAAAAACACAAGAGAAGGTTTTTACGCATGAGCTTTCACACGAGTCAGCGCTCTCAAAAGACCACGAACGTAAAGAATATTATACAAAACTCTTTCAGCCTGTGAATAAAACCGCTCTCAGGCCAAACGATGAAGAGACGGACGAACTAAGCTGGCTATTTAGGAATTAG
- a CDS encoding MerR family transcriptional regulator, which yields MNNKTIGEFAKLCGVGIETIRYYQRQGLLQVPLLNKELGAGKIRRYSDNDISRLRFILLAKKAGFTLKEIKELLEFDAKNDREHVRDMAERRIEKLNLKINELTEARNRLSLLVTKCMETSSSPCPILMTFEIG from the coding sequence ATGAATAATAAAACAATTGGTGAATTTGCTAAATTATGTGGGGTTGGGATTGAAACCATACGTTATTATCAACGCCAAGGACTACTTCAGGTTCCGTTGCTTAACAAAGAACTTGGGGCTGGAAAAATAAGGCGTTATAGTGACAATGATATAAGTCGTTTAAGGTTTATTCTTTTAGCCAAAAAAGCAGGTTTTACTTTAAAAGAAATAAAAGAACTATTAGAGTTTGATGCTAAAAATGATCGGGAGCACGTAAGAGATATGGCTGAAAGGCGTATTGAAAAACTTAATTTAAAAATTAATGAATTAACCGAGGCTCGGAATAGACTCTCACTTTTAGTAACAAAATGTATGGAAACCAGCTCTTCACCTTGCCCCATTCTTATGACCTTTGAGATAGGCTAA
- a CDS encoding glutaredoxin family protein produces the protein MNNTSIKKAVLYRMVIEHHVCPYGIKSRDLLRRRGYEVEDNWLTTREQVDAFKDKHNVKTTPQTFINDERIGGYDDLRRYLGKKIRDPKEKSYRPVIVLFAITALMAMAVSYARFANPFTPHVLSWFIAFSMAVLALLKLQNIESFSTMFLNYDLLAKRWVPYSYIYPFAEGLAGILMIAGALNWLSIPVALFIGTVGTLSVFKAVYIDKRELKCACVGGDSNVPLGFISLTENLMMIGMALFMLLM, from the coding sequence ATGAACAATACTTCAATTAAAAAAGCAGTTTTGTATCGTATGGTGATAGAGCATCATGTTTGCCCTTATGGTATCAAATCTAGAGATTTATTAAGACGTCGAGGCTATGAGGTAGAAGATAATTGGTTAACAACCCGTGAACAGGTCGATGCGTTTAAGGATAAACACAATGTAAAAACCACACCTCAAACTTTTATCAACGATGAGCGTATAGGGGGGTATGACGATTTACGGCGTTACCTTGGAAAGAAAATAAGAGATCCAAAAGAAAAAAGTTATCGCCCCGTCATTGTGTTGTTCGCGATTACCGCTTTAATGGCGATGGCAGTGAGCTATGCTCGCTTTGCTAACCCTTTTACACCACATGTTTTAAGCTGGTTTATTGCATTTAGCATGGCCGTTCTTGCTTTATTAAAGCTCCAGAATATCGAAAGCTTTTCAACCATGTTTTTAAACTATGACCTCCTGGCCAAACGCTGGGTTCCTTACAGCTATATTTACCCATTTGCTGAAGGTTTAGCAGGGATATTAATGATTGCAGGAGCGTTAAATTGGCTTTCCATTCCAGTTGCCTTATTTATTGGAACTGTAGGTACTCTTTCTGTTTTTAAAGCCGTTTATATCGACAAGCGCGAGCTTAAATGTGCCTGTGTGGGCGGTGATAGTAACGTGCCTTTAGGATTTATTTCACTCACTGAAAATTTAATGATGATAGGAATGGCTTTATTCATGTTGCTTATGTAA
- the sdbB gene encoding Dot/Icm T4SS effector alpha/beta hydrolase, which produces MTKSKGPKTRNSSFFQNHLKVSVAKLLFSEGVGDWYKKKGYGAQDTDKDFLAPFADFLNQQKTNPEATYFNAFQNLELTLNRVPSQLVSGDWCELEILKCEPEPDSPQKPGTGKHIVYFPGANTYYQACFRDISAAAKETGATVHALNFPGIGMSTGEVVEANDLTNAGIAVVLSLLNQGVKPDDIVLQGDCFGASVALEVKNEIEKQADIKVRLIMNNAFKSFKAVVSGLIDRSPLIPSASKSIAKNLLEFTGWNVTPGQKYIHSDPYQCYIQHEGDQTLTTATLSSKVAKYAEEIRIGRTTSHSRDPVIDRCPEEYKPYRDFLDENCFVRVRESAKERLAAKFGVDSRGEVNAHFADLCELEMLGGQSVYEGFINNYLVMSDKYINTHPQNDYDPDKINFLSSITMGYTPKSS; this is translated from the coding sequence ATGACCAAAAGTAAAGGGCCAAAGACGCGAAATAGTTCATTCTTTCAGAATCATTTGAAGGTCTCTGTTGCGAAATTATTGTTCTCAGAGGGAGTGGGGGATTGGTATAAAAAAAAGGGCTATGGCGCTCAAGATACTGATAAAGATTTCCTGGCACCATTTGCTGATTTTCTTAATCAACAAAAAACCAATCCTGAAGCCACTTATTTTAACGCATTTCAGAATCTTGAATTAACATTAAACAGGGTGCCCTCTCAATTAGTTTCAGGGGATTGGTGTGAATTGGAGATCCTGAAATGCGAACCAGAGCCAGATTCTCCTCAAAAACCAGGTACTGGTAAACACATTGTATATTTTCCTGGCGCAAATACCTACTATCAAGCGTGCTTTCGGGATATTAGCGCTGCGGCAAAAGAAACGGGGGCAACGGTACATGCGCTCAATTTTCCAGGTATCGGGATGAGTACCGGAGAGGTTGTGGAAGCTAATGATTTAACCAACGCCGGTATTGCAGTGGTTTTGTCTTTATTAAATCAAGGCGTCAAGCCAGATGATATTGTTTTGCAAGGCGATTGTTTTGGGGCGTCAGTAGCGCTGGAGGTAAAAAATGAGATTGAGAAGCAAGCTGATATAAAAGTACGACTTATAATGAACAATGCATTTAAATCGTTTAAAGCCGTTGTTTCAGGCTTAATCGATCGATCTCCTTTAATTCCTTCAGCATCAAAATCCATTGCTAAAAATTTGCTGGAATTTACCGGATGGAATGTTACCCCTGGGCAAAAATACATCCATTCAGATCCCTACCAGTGCTATATTCAACATGAAGGGGATCAAACCCTAACTACCGCAACTTTATCCTCCAAAGTGGCTAAATATGCAGAAGAAATAAGGATAGGGAGAACCACATCCCACTCAAGAGATCCTGTTATTGACAGATGCCCTGAGGAATACAAACCATATCGTGACTTTCTTGATGAAAATTGTTTTGTCAGAGTTAGAGAATCTGCAAAAGAACGCTTAGCTGCTAAATTTGGTGTGGACAGCCGTGGCGAGGTTAATGCTCATTTTGCCGATCTTTGTGAATTGGAAATGCTGGGAGGGCAATCGGTCTATGAAGGATTTATTAATAACTATTTAGTCATGTCAGATAAATACATAAATACACATCCTCAAAATGACTATGATCCTGATAAAATTAATTTTCTTTCTTCTATTACTATGGGCTATACTCCAAAATCAAGTTAA